TTCAGAGGATGAAGAGGACGTTTTAGAGATGGAGAGAAACTTTGCTTTACTTAGCAAGAGGAGCACGACTCGGACTTCAGCagaggatgaagaggaaatgAGAGATGAAGATGCATATGTAGAGGAAGATGGAGCTGAACCTGAAGAGGATGAAGACGAGTCGGGGAGTGATGAAGATGAAGTAGAAAGTAACCCTGAAGAAGGAGTCAGCAATGCACAACCAAACACAGAGGGAAACCTTAAAAAAGGTAAGATCAGATGTAGAAATGGTTTTAATGTTCAAGTTATCATTAAGCACTGTTTAACTGCTGATGCCGTTTAAAAGAGCgatttttaaatttactttcatgtctttgtttttgtacagAATTAGCAAACATGACCTTTCAGGAAATCATTAATCTACAGAATAAAGTTGGGACAAAAGCGTACAATAAAATTGCTTACGGTGCCACAAAGCCTCAGAATAAAAACGAGCCCATGAAACGATTAAATAAACACAGGTACCTGCagtgttttgattatttttatgattaattattgtaggagtttttgtcatttttctgcCGTGTACACATTCATTTTCTGCtccagtttttcatttttactttgattttaaaaagtaatttttaacgtgctttttatttttgttttttattttattaaacaatttcagatttagtgttttataattttatttcaaattatttcatttagttgtCAAGGCAGCATGtccaatttttttgtattattaatattctattagatttgttttatttcagttatttttaatagttttagttaccAGTAGCATCACAGATCAGCTTGGCTTTTCGAATTATCTGCCTTTGCTGTTTTAGCAGGGCATCGtgctaaaaataatcatttacttGAGCTCAAATTAGTTTTGGCTTAATGTGTACGTTTTGTCTAAAAACTATGTTTCTTAGACCTCAAGAGATTTCTGCAAAGAAACATGTGCCTTTCCTCCGAAAAGTGGTTCCCGTCAAGAAAAGGGTGCGTTTCAggaatttattaaattaatgcttGCTCACACTTAAGCTTTGGTATATCAGTTAACAAACTGTGAAGACCCGATTTTtccactttttaaatgttactttttcagATTTCAAGAGACCCTCGTTTCGATGACCTCTCGGGGGAATTCAAGCCTGAAATTTTTAATCAGACGTACAAATTCCTTAATGCCATCCGAGAAAAGGAAACAAAAGTCTGTGAAATTTTAAGAAACCTTACTgattcttgtttgttttcactgtatgcattattttaatgcccACTGCTGTTTGTTTCAGATAGTAAAGAAGAAACTCAGGAAAACCAAATCGGACTCTAAAAAGGAAGAAATGAAAGCCTTGCTTAAAAGAATGGTACGTTTCAAATATAATGACACTtcgaatttaaaaaaataaagctgtatAAAACATCAATGTAGTTGTGATAACCGCAATATTGCTGCT
This window of the Puntigrus tetrazona isolate hp1 chromosome 22, ASM1883169v1, whole genome shotgun sequence genome carries:
- the rrp36 gene encoding ribosomal RNA processing protein 36 homolog, which produces MLKSAKSATKMEHQSSEDEEDVLEMERNFALLSKRSTTRTSAEDEEEMRDEDAYVEEDGAEPEEDEDESGSDEDEVESNPEEGVSNAQPNTEGNLKKELANMTFQEIINLQNKVGTKAYNKIAYGATKPQNKNEPMKRLNKHRPQEISAKKHVPFLRKVVPVKKRISRDPRFDDLSGEFKPEIFNQTYKFLNAIREKETKIVKKKLRKTKSDSKKEEMKALLKRMQNQQKAQQRQEQEREKDLQFKRKQRELVGQGHKPFYLKKSDKKKLELAEKYSELKKSGKLENFLSKKRKRNATKDRKKLPYQHNKR